In the Heptranchias perlo isolate sHepPer1 unplaced genomic scaffold, sHepPer1.hap1 HAP1_SCAFFOLD_60, whole genome shotgun sequence genome, one interval contains:
- the LOC137316728 gene encoding histone H1-like, which translates to MTDTAAAETAPPAAAAAAPPKAPKKKKAVPRPKTTSPPLGEQILNIVGDCKDRKGISLAAIKKVLATKGLDVEKLRSQIKLSIKRNVEKGSLVQIKGTGASGSFRVAKKETQAKVVKKVKKQVTKKSPGKKPAAKKTAGKKLTAKKPAVKKSTRKKAAKSPIKKKAAAKKPKTPKTVKAKAKKVEKPRAKPKPKSAKPKKAAGKKK; encoded by the coding sequence atgacagacactgcagccgctgaaacggcacctcctgccgccgccgccgccgctccacccaaggctcccaagaagaagaaggcggttccccgACCCAAGACCACCAGTCCCCCGTTGGGAGAACAGATCCTCAACATTGTGggggattgcaaggatcgcaaggggatatccctggccgcgataaagaaggttctggctaccaaaggcctggatgtggagaagctccggtcccagatcaaattaagtatcaagagaaatgtggaaaaaggctccctggtgcagatcaagggcacgggcgcctcgggctccttcagagtcgctaagaaggaaacccaggcaaaagtggtaaagaaggtgaagaaacaagtgaccaagaaatctcccggaaagaaaccagcggccaaaaaaacagccggcaagaaattaacggccaagaaaccagcggtcaagaaatcgaccaggaaaaaggcggcgaaatcaccaattaagaagaaagcggcggctaagaagcccaagacccccaagacagtgaaggcgaaggcgaagaaggtggaaaaaccgagggccaagcccaagccgaagtcagcaaagcccaagaaagcagcgggcaaaaagaagtaa